A stretch of Sulfurimonas xiamenensis DNA encodes these proteins:
- the def gene encoding peptide deformylase, translating into MKLKIVEYPDRKLKEKSEIVKQFDKELHKLLDAMYEMMIKSNGIGLAAIQVGYAKQALLLNLPDENDEQSIDNLIEMINPTIIKTSGETTYQEGCLSVPSFYEDVDRYESVTVNYQDRYGNKKTLDADGLLSIAIQHEIDHLKGILFIDKLSYSRRKKFEKEYKKMQKEKKPSKK; encoded by the coding sequence ATGAAGTTAAAAATAGTAGAGTATCCGGACAGAAAGTTAAAAGAGAAATCTGAAATAGTTAAACAGTTTGATAAAGAGTTGCACAAACTGCTTGATGCAATGTATGAGATGATGATCAAATCAAACGGTATCGGCCTTGCAGCAATTCAAGTTGGATATGCAAAACAAGCTCTTCTTTTAAATCTTCCTGATGAAAATGATGAACAATCTATAGATAATTTAATTGAGATGATAAATCCAACAATTATCAAAACAAGCGGAGAGACAACTTATCAAGAGGGATGTTTAAGTGTTCCCAGTTTTTACGAAGATGTAGATAGATATGAGAGTGTAACGGTTAATTATCAAGATAGATATGGGAATAAAAAAACTTTAGATGCAGATGGGTTGCTTAGTATCGCTATTCAGCATGAAATAGATCATTTAAAAGGCATTTTATTTATTGACAAACTCTCATATTCTCGCAGAAAAAAATTTGAAAAAGAGTATAAAAAAATGCAAAAAGAGAAAAAACCTTCTAAAAAATAA
- a CDS encoding diguanylate cyclase domain-containing protein, translated as MSGTFRSEIDSNVTDPETYSETKNSIIIESEYDLGVYSKEVLAILIKNDIPPTPNNFSIYFDKLLKKKSQTLRDHIISILEFEENTKDEESVLAEQSLKEGFLLMKNILSATANLYKNIFFMTKILTKRKQELEECSNIQETKSVLLSLESDISKLTVILKKRGSSIKSVYNNSIEILKNIQSNTKFHDKYGIYNKRYLITKIEQEIELVRKFKYKSSLIMTEAIYELGDVNNDKAVVLLRKTVARLLFKTSKRNDIVAYYENDLFVMLLKHTDIEGAKQASKRIYDLVSNSSFLLADREIKLKISIGITNITENNSVEEIISSAKNGIKKVYENPDLDFAVLLRNS; from the coding sequence GTGTCAGGAACATTTAGAAGTGAAATAGATTCTAATGTTACAGATCCAGAGACATATTCAGAAACAAAAAACAGTATAATAATAGAATCTGAGTATGATTTGGGCGTATATTCAAAAGAAGTTTTAGCAATCTTAATAAAAAATGATATACCTCCAACTCCTAATAATTTTTCAATATATTTTGATAAACTTTTAAAAAAAAAGAGTCAAACTCTTCGTGATCATATTATTTCTATACTTGAGTTTGAAGAGAACACTAAAGATGAAGAGAGTGTTTTAGCAGAGCAGAGTTTAAAAGAAGGTTTTTTGTTAATGAAAAATATTCTTAGTGCCACTGCAAATTTATATAAAAATATATTTTTTATGACAAAAATACTTACAAAAAGAAAACAAGAGCTTGAAGAATGTTCAAATATCCAAGAAACAAAAAGTGTTTTATTATCTTTAGAATCAGACATTTCAAAATTAACTGTTATTTTGAAAAAACGCGGTAGTAGTATAAAAAGTGTATATAATAATAGTATAGAAATTTTAAAAAATATTCAAAGCAATACAAAATTTCATGATAAATATGGTATTTATAACAAACGGTATTTAATAACAAAAATAGAGCAAGAGATAGAACTTGTGCGCAAATTCAAATATAAAAGTTCTCTTATTATGACTGAAGCAATTTATGAGCTTGGAGATGTAAACAATGATAAAGCTGTTGTATTGTTAAGAAAAACAGTTGCACGACTTCTCTTTAAAACATCAAAAAGAAATGATATAGTTGCTTATTATGAAAATGATCTGTTTGTAATGCTTTTAAAACATACAGATATTGAGGGTGCAAAACAAGCTAGCAAAAGAATTTATGACTTGGTTTCAAATAGTAGTTTTCTCTTAGCAGATCGTGAAATAAAACTAAAAATTTCTATAGGAATTACAAACATTACTGAAAATAATTCAGTAGAAGAGATTATCTCCAGTGCAAAGAACGGAATTAAAAAAGTATATGAAAATCCTGATTTAGATTTTGCAGTTTTACTTAGAAATAGTTAA
- the clpP gene encoding ATP-dependent Clp endopeptidase proteolytic subunit ClpP yields the protein MSYVPYVVEKTARGERSYDIYSRLLKDRIIMLSGEVNDAVASSIVAQMLFLEAEDPEKDIYFYINSPGGVVTAGMAIYDTMNYIHPDVATICVGQAASMGAFLLSSGTKGKRYALPHARIMIHQPLGGAQGQATDIAIQAKEILRMKEELNTILAKNSGQSIEKIEKDTDRDNFMSAAECKNYGIIDEVLVQKNKK from the coding sequence ATGAGTTATGTTCCTTATGTAGTTGAAAAAACAGCGCGCGGTGAGCGTTCTTATGATATCTATTCTCGTCTTTTAAAAGATAGAATCATTATGTTAAGCGGAGAGGTTAATGATGCAGTTGCCTCTTCTATCGTAGCGCAGATGCTTTTTCTAGAAGCAGAAGATCCGGAAAAGGATATCTACTTCTATATAAATTCTCCAGGCGGAGTTGTAACCGCCGGTATGGCTATATATGACACAATGAATTATATCCATCCAGATGTAGCTACTATTTGTGTTGGTCAAGCTGCATCAATGGGAGCATTTTTGCTCTCAAGCGGAACAAAGGGTAAAAGATATGCACTTCCGCATGCCAGAATAATGATACATCAGCCCTTGGGTGGAGCGCAGGGTCAAGCGACTGATATAGCTATTCAAGCAAAGGAAATTCTTCGTATGAAAGAGGAATTAAATACTATTTTGGCAAAAAATAGCGGTCAAAGTATCGAAAAAATAGAGAAAGATACAGATAGAGATAATTTTATGAGTGCGGCTGAATGTAAAAACTATGGGATTATTGACGAAGTTTTAGTACAAAAAAACAAAAAATAG